One genomic segment of Tursiops truncatus isolate mTurTru1 chromosome 4, mTurTru1.mat.Y, whole genome shotgun sequence includes these proteins:
- the S100B gene encoding protein S100-B: protein MSELEKAMVALIDVFHQYSGREGDKHKLKKSELKELINNELSHFLEEIKEQEVVDKVMETLDSDGDGECDFQEFMAFVAMVTTACHEFFEHE from the exons ATGTCTGAGCTGGAGAAGGCCATGGTGGCCCTAATTGACGTCTTCCATCAATATTCCGGAAGGGAAGGTGACAAGCACAAGCTGAAGAAGTCCGAACTCAAGGAGCTCATCAACAATGAGCTTTCCCACTTTTTAGAG GAAATCAAAGAGCAGGAGGTTGTGGACAAAGTCATGGAAACACTGGACAGCGATGGAGATGGTGAATGCGACTTCCAGGAATTTATGGCTTTTGTTGCCATGGTTACCACTGCCTGCCACGAGTTCTTTGAACACGAATGA